From one Flavobacteriales bacterium genomic stretch:
- a CDS encoding DNA-3-methyladenine glycosylase I, with protein sequence MATKDLNRCPWPGSDPRMIAYHDTVWGVPEHDDRRLFAKLVLDGAQAGLSWKTILHRSEGYRKAFDDWNVEKIARYGPKDIARLLADEGIIRNRAKVGSAIRNAQAWLRIMERGKGSFDDFLWKHVNHRTIVNHWKDVKQLPASTPLSDAVSKDLKKAGFSFVGTTIAYAYMQAIGMVDDHIDGCFRKARG encoded by the coding sequence ATGGCAACGAAGGATCTGAACCGCTGCCCTTGGCCGGGGAGCGATCCGCGCATGATCGCCTACCACGACACCGTATGGGGTGTTCCTGAGCACGATGACCGGAGACTCTTCGCGAAGCTGGTGCTTGATGGCGCGCAGGCAGGCCTGAGCTGGAAGACCATCCTGCACCGCAGTGAGGGCTATCGCAAGGCGTTCGATGACTGGAACGTGGAGAAGATCGCGCGTTATGGGCCGAAGGACATTGCGCGCCTGCTCGCCGATGAGGGCATCATACGCAACCGCGCCAAGGTGGGGAGCGCGATCAGGAACGCTCAAGCATGGCTGCGCATCATGGAGAGGGGTAAGGGCTCTTTCGACGATTTCCTATGGAAGCACGTGAACCACCGGACCATCGTGAACCACTGGAAGGACGTGAAGCAACTGCCCGCCAGCACGCCCTTGAGCGATGCTGTGAGCAAGGATCTGAAGAAGGCTGGCTTCAGTTTCGTGGGCACCACCATCGCTTACGCGTACATGCAGGCAATCGGTATGGTCGATGACCACATCGATGGCTGTTTCCGCAAGGCGAGGGGCTAG
- the moaA gene encoding GTP 3',8-cyclase MoaA, with product MPLTDRHGRTHRSLRISIVDKCDLRCTYCMPEDQRFLKREELMTREEIALIARLFVERFGVNKIRLTGGEPLVRPDAVDIVRDIAGLNVTIGLTTNALSLHKHLDGLMAAGLKGINISLDTFDAERFKRIARRDGFSAVHGNILLALTRGLRVKVNMVVMRGVNDDELLRFVELTRDHPIHVRFIEFMPFAGNHWGRERVYTYGEMLGRIGSVHSFEKLNDDAHSTAKAYRVPGWPGTFAVISTVTEPFCGSCDRMRLTAEGRMRNCLFAREETDLLSALRRGEDITPLIEANVLAKHAKLGGLPVFNPEKEEQVLHDLSERPMVSIGG from the coding sequence ATGCCGCTCACCGACCGCCATGGCCGCACGCATCGTAGCCTGCGCATCAGCATCGTGGATAAATGCGACCTGCGCTGCACCTATTGCATGCCGGAGGACCAGCGCTTCCTCAAGCGCGAGGAGCTGATGACGCGCGAAGAGATCGCCCTCATCGCGCGGCTGTTCGTTGAGCGCTTCGGCGTCAACAAGATCAGGTTGACGGGCGGTGAGCCTCTGGTGCGCCCCGATGCCGTGGACATCGTGCGCGACATTGCCGGGCTCAACGTTACCATCGGCCTAACCACCAATGCCCTTTCGCTCCATAAGCACCTCGATGGCCTGATGGCTGCCGGATTGAAGGGCATCAACATCAGCCTGGACACCTTCGATGCCGAGCGATTCAAGCGGATCGCTCGGCGCGATGGGTTCTCTGCGGTGCATGGCAACATCCTGCTCGCGCTCACGCGCGGCCTGCGCGTGAAGGTGAACATGGTGGTGATGCGCGGGGTGAATGACGATGAGCTCCTGCGCTTCGTTGAGCTCACGCGCGACCATCCGATTCACGTGCGCTTCATCGAGTTCATGCCCTTCGCTGGCAACCACTGGGGACGCGAACGCGTGTACACCTACGGCGAGATGCTCGGGCGCATCGGCAGCGTTCATTCGTTCGAGAAGCTCAACGACGATGCCCACAGCACCGCGAAGGCCTACCGCGTGCCCGGATGGCCCGGCACCTTCGCGGTGATCAGCACCGTGACCGAGCCCTTCTGCGGCTCTTGCGACAGGATGCGCCTCACCGCCGAAGGCAGGATGCGCAACTGCTTATTCGCCCGCGAGGAGACCGACCTGCTCTCGGCGCTCCGTCGCGGCGAGGACATCACCCCGCTGATCGAAGCGAACGTGCTGGCGAAGCACGCCAAGCTGGGGGGGCTCCCGGTCTTCAATCCGGAGAAGGAGGAACAAGTGCTGCACGATCTGAGCGAACGCCCGATGGTGAGCATCGGCGGGTGA
- a CDS encoding GNAT family N-acetyltransferase, giving the protein MSDSVIIEPITKDDHLGLFKLIDRERVRLQPYFPVTCAHCTDPRATRSYIKDMLVKSKRREFFCFVMRDYEGSDPIGLVFLKEFDWTVPRCEIAYFISAIYEGKGITTMGVMWAVDFAFTQLGMEKVLARVDPENIGSCTVLERCGFEREGIMRRDYRTADGRLLDLAMYSVLR; this is encoded by the coding sequence ATGAGCGATTCGGTCATCATCGAGCCCATCACCAAGGACGACCACCTCGGCCTGTTCAAATTGATCGACCGGGAGCGCGTGCGCCTGCAGCCCTACTTCCCGGTGACCTGCGCGCACTGCACCGACCCGCGCGCCACGCGCAGCTATATCAAGGACATGCTGGTGAAATCGAAGCGGCGCGAGTTCTTCTGCTTCGTGATGCGAGACTATGAAGGCAGCGATCCGATCGGCCTGGTCTTCCTGAAGGAGTTCGATTGGACCGTTCCGCGCTGCGAGATCGCCTACTTCATCAGCGCCATCTACGAGGGCAAGGGCATCACCACCATGGGCGTGATGTGGGCGGTTGACTTCGCCTTCACGCAACTGGGCATGGAGAAGGTGCTGGCCCGCGTGGATCCAGAGAACATCGGCAGCTGCACGGTGCTGGAGCGCTGCGGTTTTGAGCGCGAAGGCATCATGCGCCGCGACTACCGAACGGCGGATGGGCGCCTGCTCGACCTGGCGATGTACAGTGTACTGCGTTAG
- a CDS encoding MOSC domain-containing protein yields MSLTVASLHLYPIKSVGGISAGEARITDRGFAHDRRWMLVDAKNRFITQREQPLMALLRCSEQGEGFRVTDIRTGEWLDLPWSIDSSQWVDATVFDDSVRVLAGSAEWSTWFSARLGSAVRLTYMPDASQRTVDARYAAGINSLSDGFPYLILSQASLDDLNARLVVPVPMDRFRPNIVIAGGSAYQEDSWRAISLGTSRFMLVKPCGRCVITTTDQQTGARDKEPLRTLASYRSLDGKVIFGMNAMGEGQSVRVGDLVAL; encoded by the coding sequence ATGAGCCTCACGGTAGCGAGCCTGCACCTCTACCCGATCAAATCGGTCGGTGGGATAAGTGCAGGCGAGGCACGCATCACGGATCGTGGTTTCGCGCACGACCGGCGCTGGATGCTTGTTGATGCGAAGAACCGCTTCATCACGCAACGTGAGCAACCATTGATGGCGTTGCTGCGCTGCTCGGAGCAGGGAGAAGGCTTCCGCGTCACCGACATCCGCACCGGAGAATGGCTCGACCTGCCATGGAGCATCGATTCGTCGCAATGGGTCGATGCCACAGTATTCGACGATAGCGTGCGCGTGTTGGCAGGCTCAGCGGAATGGAGCACGTGGTTCAGCGCACGGCTGGGGAGCGCCGTTCGGCTCACGTACATGCCCGATGCCTCGCAGCGCACGGTCGATGCGCGTTACGCAGCAGGCATCAACTCACTGAGCGACGGCTTCCCCTACCTGATCCTTTCGCAGGCTTCGCTCGATGATCTGAACGCCCGGCTCGTGGTGCCCGTTCCGATGGATCGTTTCCGCCCCAACATCGTGATCGCGGGCGGCAGCGCTTACCAAGAGGATTCGTGGCGGGCAATCAGCCTCGGCACTTCGCGCTTCATGTTGGTGAAGCCCTGCGGGCGGTGCGTGATCACCACCACGGATCAGCAGACCGGTGCGCGGGACAAGGAGCCGCTGCGAACGCTGGCGAGCTATCGTTCCCTCGACGGCAAGGTGATCTTCGGGATGAATGCGATGGGCGAAGGGCAATCGGTCCGGGTGGGCGATCTTGTGGCCCTGTGA
- a CDS encoding T9SS type A sorting domain-containing protein has product MRKKTIVLGTAALLVLLLSAWDFAMRPMLGPHGRLELSLLRSADSLPVIIGTYFTTAGRCAGCHGRDLQGIASIDAQGRDVNVVDDWRSTMMANSARDPFFRAKVRHESLVNPAHADSLQNKCLGCHAPLGMHEERLLGHDLFTLAHLDTSRLGMDGVSCLSCHMQSEATAGSFFSGELQFDSARVYGPYSDDQINPAIMQFFVRFTPGFGSHIVNSKVCAGCHTLITETADLEGNLTGDRFVEQATYHEWLNSVYSANGTQCNTCHMPRINDGILLAAEYPFLNPQSPFGLHHLVGGNEHMLRLLKQFKDTLDIPATDLQFDSTITRTQRMLRHHTLDAQLNLLDRTADTAYFALRLENRAGHRFPSGYPSRRAFVEFVVLTTEGDTVFKSGMLNSADEVEGHDAPYEPHHDAITGGDQVQIYELVMGDVNGDVTTVLERARDPIKDNRLAPVGFTSAHYAYDTTRVAGVPVSDIDFNRNAFGEEGTGADVVRYHVPISGVPDALRAFARVWYQPVPPAWNQEMFSHDHPEINTFRDMLEASDRSPSLVAADSLFLGPAGIASPANERIRIAPNPTPDGWITVSADGLTRIEFVAAYDARGSQVAVRTERAGNAWRIQLPVARGTYFVRLRVDGEDLVKRVLRP; this is encoded by the coding sequence ATGCGGAAGAAGACCATTGTGCTAGGTACTGCGGCGCTGCTGGTGCTGCTGCTCTCGGCATGGGACTTCGCCATGCGCCCCATGCTCGGCCCGCACGGCCGCTTGGAACTCTCGCTGCTGAGAAGCGCTGACAGCCTGCCCGTGATCATCGGCACCTACTTCACCACGGCGGGCCGCTGCGCCGGCTGCCACGGACGCGACCTGCAGGGCATTGCCAGCATCGATGCGCAGGGCCGCGATGTGAACGTGGTGGATGATTGGCGCAGCACGATGATGGCCAACAGCGCGCGCGATCCCTTCTTCCGCGCCAAGGTGCGACACGAATCGCTGGTGAACCCGGCGCACGCCGACTCTCTCCAGAACAAGTGCCTGGGCTGCCATGCGCCGTTGGGCATGCACGAGGAACGGCTGCTCGGCCATGACCTCTTCACGCTCGCGCACCTCGACACCAGCCGCCTCGGCATGGATGGCGTAAGCTGCCTGAGCTGCCACATGCAGAGCGAGGCCACCGCAGGCAGCTTCTTCAGCGGTGAATTGCAGTTCGACTCGGCGCGCGTGTACGGGCCGTACAGCGACGACCAGATCAACCCGGCCATCATGCAGTTCTTCGTGCGCTTCACGCCGGGCTTCGGCAGCCACATCGTGAACAGCAAGGTGTGCGCTGGCTGCCACACGTTGATCACCGAGACCGCCGACCTGGAAGGCAACCTCACCGGCGACCGATTCGTGGAGCAGGCCACCTACCACGAATGGCTGAACAGCGTCTACAGCGCCAACGGCACGCAGTGCAACACCTGCCACATGCCGCGCATCAACGACGGCATCCTGCTCGCGGCGGAGTATCCCTTCCTGAATCCGCAGTCGCCCTTCGGCCTTCATCACCTCGTGGGAGGCAACGAGCACATGCTCCGCCTGTTGAAGCAATTCAAGGACACCCTCGATATCCCTGCCACCGACCTGCAGTTCGACAGCACCATCACGCGCACGCAGCGCATGCTCCGGCACCACACGCTCGATGCACAACTCAATTTGCTCGACCGCACGGCCGACACCGCCTACTTCGCCTTGAGGCTGGAGAACAGGGCCGGGCACCGCTTCCCCAGCGGCTATCCATCGCGGCGGGCCTTCGTGGAGTTCGTCGTGCTCACCACCGAGGGCGATACCGTGTTCAAGAGCGGCATGCTGAACAGCGCCGATGAAGTAGAAGGCCACGATGCACCGTACGAACCGCACCACGATGCGATCACCGGCGGCGACCAGGTACAGATCTACGAGTTGGTGATGGGAGATGTGAATGGCGATGTGACCACGGTGCTCGAGCGCGCCAGGGACCCGATCAAGGACAATCGCCTCGCGCCCGTCGGATTCACCAGCGCGCATTACGCCTACGACACCACGCGTGTGGCCGGCGTGCCCGTGAGCGACATCGACTTCAATCGCAATGCCTTCGGCGAGGAAGGCACCGGCGCCGACGTGGTGCGTTACCATGTGCCCATATCCGGAGTGCCCGATGCGCTGCGCGCCTTCGCCCGCGTATGGTATCAGCCCGTTCCTCCCGCATGGAACCAGGAGATGTTCAGCCACGACCATCCGGAGATCAACACCTTCCGCGATATGCTGGAAGCCAGTGACCGCTCGCCATCGTTGGTGGCCGCTGATTCGCTCTTCCTCGGGCCGGCGGGTATCGCCTCTCCGGCGAATGAACGCATTCGCATCGCACCGAATCCGACACCTGATGGCTGGATCACGGTCAGCGCTGATGGCCTCACGCGCATCGAATTCGTAGCGGCATATGATGCACGCGGATCTCAGGTTGCGGTGCGCACCGAACGCGCGGGAAACGCGTGGCGCATCCAACTGCCCGTTGCGCGAGGCACGTACTTCGTCCGCCTGCGCGTGGATGGCGAGGACCTCGTGAAGCGCGTTCTGCGGCCATGA
- a CDS encoding c-type cytochrome, with the protein MKRLLRILGLLVLLIALAAGGAALYVSTALPDVDAPGDLKVELTPERIERGRYLANSLCVCMDCHSTRDWDLFAGPLKPGSFGAGGEKFDRTMQFPGEFYSKNITPFAVKDWSDGELYRAITSGISKDGHPFFPVMPYGNYNKLATDDVHSIIAYLRTLDPIETQPYPASVIDFPVNLIMRTIPAPAAPMSRPEPGDPAYGEYVVNAGACAECHTKSEKGKKIGKPFAGDFVFNLPNGSIVRSSNITPHPTDGIGAWDKATFIARFKQYADSSYAPPKVDWQAGDFQTVMPWMMYANMTEEDLGAIYDYLRALPPVAGRPEKWTPAPAGS; encoded by the coding sequence ATGAAACGCTTGCTTCGGATCCTTGGCTTGCTTGTGCTGCTCATCGCGCTCGCCGCTGGTGGCGCCGCCCTTTACGTGAGCACCGCGCTACCCGATGTGGATGCGCCTGGTGACCTTAAGGTGGAACTCACGCCCGAGCGGATCGAGCGCGGCCGATACCTGGCTAACAGCCTGTGCGTGTGCATGGATTGCCACAGCACGCGTGACTGGGACCTCTTCGCCGGCCCGCTGAAGCCCGGCAGCTTCGGCGCCGGGGGCGAGAAGTTCGATCGCACCATGCAGTTCCCCGGCGAGTTCTATTCGAAGAATATTACGCCTTTCGCCGTCAAGGATTGGAGCGACGGCGAACTCTATCGCGCCATCACCAGCGGTATCAGCAAGGACGGCCACCCCTTCTTCCCGGTGATGCCGTACGGGAACTACAACAAACTGGCGACGGATGATGTCCACAGCATCATCGCCTACCTCCGCACACTCGACCCCATTGAGACGCAGCCCTATCCGGCCAGCGTGATCGACTTCCCGGTCAACCTCATCATGCGCACCATACCTGCTCCCGCCGCACCCATGAGTCGGCCCGAGCCTGGAGACCCGGCGTACGGCGAGTATGTGGTGAACGCTGGCGCGTGCGCTGAATGCCATACGAAATCAGAGAAAGGGAAGAAGATCGGAAAGCCCTTCGCGGGCGATTTCGTCTTCAACTTGCCCAACGGCTCCATCGTGCGATCCTCCAATATCACCCCACATCCCACCGACGGCATCGGCGCCTGGGACAAGGCCACCTTCATCGCACGCTTCAAGCAGTATGCGGACAGCAGCTACGCGCCGCCCAAGGTCGACTGGCAGGCCGGCGACTTCCAGACCGTGATGCCCTGGATGATGTACGCCAACATGACCGAAGAGGACCTGGGAGCCATCTACGATTACCTGCGCGCGTTGCCCCCCGTGGCGGGCCGGCCGGAGAAGTGGACGCCTGCGCCTGCGGGATCCTAA
- a CDS encoding queuosine precursor transporter, with product MIGVKLFQLESVFGLAKADFTLLGQEGMSFVLSVGVLPWPIVFIMTDVVNDYYGVRGVRFLTLLTTALIAFGFVVMYFAIGMPPADFWVDMNAQQGVPDMQAAFAGIFGQGMNIILGSLTAFVMGQLVDALVFRRIKRLTGDRRIWLRATGSTLISQLIDSVVVTYVAFWLLRDDFSFARCSAMVLTAYAYKFIVALLSTPVVYLAHAGVERYLGAERAAAMRAAALKARES from the coding sequence ATGATCGGCGTGAAGCTCTTCCAGCTCGAAAGTGTCTTCGGCCTGGCAAAGGCCGACTTCACGCTGCTCGGTCAGGAGGGCATGAGCTTCGTGCTCAGCGTGGGCGTGCTTCCCTGGCCCATCGTCTTCATCATGACCGACGTGGTGAATGATTACTACGGGGTGCGTGGCGTGCGCTTCCTCACGCTGCTCACCACAGCGCTCATCGCTTTCGGCTTCGTGGTGATGTACTTCGCCATCGGCATGCCTCCTGCTGACTTCTGGGTGGACATGAACGCACAGCAGGGCGTGCCCGACATGCAGGCTGCCTTCGCGGGAATCTTCGGGCAGGGCATGAACATCATCCTGGGCTCGCTCACGGCCTTCGTGATGGGCCAGCTCGTGGATGCGCTTGTGTTCCGCCGGATCAAGCGCCTCACCGGAGACCGCCGCATCTGGCTGCGCGCAACCGGGAGCACCCTGATCAGCCAACTCATCGACAGCGTGGTGGTGACCTATGTGGCCTTCTGGCTCCTGCGCGACGACTTCAGTTTCGCGCGCTGCTCGGCCATGGTGCTCACCGCTTACGCGTACAAATTCATCGTGGCGCTGCTGAGCACGCCGGTGGTCTACCTCGCCCACGCAGGAGTGGAACGGTACCTTGGCGCGGAGCGCGCTGCCGCCATGCGTGCCGCTGCGCTGAAGGCACGTGAGTCATGA